The Primulina eburnea isolate SZY01 chromosome 12, ASM2296580v1, whole genome shotgun sequence genome includes the window TTGTCCTAATTGATTTAATATCATAAACTAACAGGTTTTAGTCTGATGTATTCTCCTTAAAATTAATAGTTGATGCCACAACCACAAATAATCGACTACTGTTAATTTCTCAACGATTTCATTTTCCAGGGAATGGTGATGCTTACACTTTCAGGATCCATGCACAGCTTGAGGCCCCCTCACTGCACCGCCAAGCCCTGCATCCCCGCCTCAAATTCCCAAACATCCTTCCTCTACTGCGCCCTTTCCCTCATAGCCCTGGGCACTGGCGGAATCAAGCCATGCGTTTCCTCATTCGGAGCAGACCAATTTGACGAATCTGATCAcaaagaagcacagaaaaaATATGCGTTTTTTAACTGGTTTTTCTTTGCCATAAACATGGGAGCCCTTTTTGGCATTACCCTTTTGGTTTACGTGCAAGTTGAACTAGGATGGAGTTGGGGATTTGGGATCCCAACTGCAGCCATGATTAGTTCTATCTTTATGTTGGGTGCTGGATATGTCAAGTATCGGTATCAGAAGCCGATGGGGAGTGCGTTTACAAGGTTTTGTCAAGTGATTGTGGCTTCAGTGAGGAATCTTGCCAAGAGGGTTGATGTGGGGAAAGGAGGTGATTGCTTGTACGAGGTTGAGACTAAGGAATCCGATATttttggtgctaggaagctttcTCACACTCAACAATACAGGTTAATTTTCATATAAATCTCGTATGCTTTCCGGGATTATTTGACAAATCTAGATGGAAAATTAACATGATAACAAGCGCATGAAAATTTACTTGTGCTTTTGCTTGAATGCAGATATCTGGATGCTGCAGCTGTTATCACAGATCCTTATTGCAATACTAACAATCGATGGAAACTCTGCACAGTCACGCAGGTGGAAGAATTCAAATCCTTCATTAGAATCCTCCCTGTTTGGGCTTCAACGTTAGCTCTTCCCATCTCCTTTGCCCAGCTCTCCACGTTCTTCATCGGCCAGGCAAGAATCATGGATCGAAAACTGGGCTCCAATTTCGAAATCCCGTCAGGCTCAATCCCCGTCTTCAGCGCCATTAACGCTCTAATCTTAATCCCTATCTACGAAAAATTCATGGTCCCGTTTCTCCGCATAAAAACAGGCCATCCTCGTGGAATCACCTCTCTGCAAAGAATGGGTATCGGGCTCATAGCGTCCATCTTCGCCATGGCTTTTGCTGCAGTAGTGGAAAAAGCACGCAGGGAACGAGATTCTGGTCACCAAATATCCGGGTTGATGAGCGTTTTCTGGTTGTTTCCTCAGTGTTTTCTCATCGGCACAGCTGAGGTGTTTACTTACGTAGGGCAGCTCGAGTTTTTCTACGACGAGGCGACGGATGGGACGAGAAGCATCAGCAGCGCTGTGTTTCTATGCGAAATCGGGATCGGTAGTTGGCTGAGTAGCGCCATTGTCAATATAATTGAAAGACTGCAACAGGGGTGGCTGCGGGATGATCTGAACAAGAGCCGGCTGGATTACTTCTACTGGATTTTGGCAGGGTTAAATGGGGTGAATTTCTTGGTGTTTTCGTGGGTTGCATGGAGGTATAAAGGCAGGCCTGATATGGTGATTGAATTAAGTGCACGGAGGATTTGACTATCAGTCTATAATCCTCAAAAATCTACAAAAAAATTTCGCGATGCACCCAAtt containing:
- the LOC140807384 gene encoding protein NRT1/ PTR FAMILY 8.1-like is translated as MNITESTLWKVPMDVIMESDRFTKEETLESSTLVSNGCVNYKGVIADKRKTGGWKASPFIIVSEVAERFAFFAIAVNMVAYLVGEMHQPLPVAATHVTNWAGAAYVLTLFGAFVADAYLGRFLTIIVFSCIYAVGMVMLTLSGSMHSLRPPHCTAKPCIPASNSQTSFLYCALSLIALGTGGIKPCVSSFGADQFDESDHKEAQKKYAFFNWFFFAINMGALFGITLLVYVQVELGWSWGFGIPTAAMISSIFMLGAGYVKYRYQKPMGSAFTRFCQVIVASVRNLAKRVDVGKGGDCLYEVETKESDIFGARKLSHTQQYRYLDAAAVITDPYCNTNNRWKLCTVTQVEEFKSFIRILPVWASTLALPISFAQLSTFFIGQARIMDRKLGSNFEIPSGSIPVFSAINALILIPIYEKFMVPFLRIKTGHPRGITSLQRMGIGLIASIFAMAFAAVVEKARRERDSGHQISGLMSVFWLFPQCFLIGTAEVFTYVGQLEFFYDEATDGTRSISSAVFLCEIGIGSWLSSAIVNIIERLQQGWLRDDLNKSRLDYFYWILAGLNGVNFLVFSWVAWRYKGRPDMVIELSARRI